One Lolium rigidum isolate FL_2022 unplaced genomic scaffold, APGP_CSIRO_Lrig_0.1 contig_70189_1, whole genome shotgun sequence DNA window includes the following coding sequences:
- the LOC124682186 gene encoding TNF receptor-associated factor homolog 1a-like, with product MLIDDSVGSTAELGDEDRSVSGDSLSEWRSCDQVDNGSPSTSPPFWDTDGEDDDPGPGPSSLFGRHTWRIANFSKEKKREMKSEPFEAGGFKWYILVYPQGCDVSNHLSLFLCVANHDKHLPGWSQFAQFTIAVGNLDPKKVKYSDTLHKFWKKEHDWGWKKFMELSKIQDGFLVDDVLEIIAQVQVIREKVDRPFRCLDRLYRRELLRVYMTNIEQIYRRSVEEHRSKLTKLTEDKMRWSSFRAFWLAIDPSTRHRMSREKSDVILKIIVKHFFVEKEVTSTLVMDSLHTGLKALEHQCRGKKSRGKLMDSEESPLSPAPMVHVDMDMFVLAGDVLALLERAALEPLPCQPLSPKDDKCSQSRTKDGSSGEVKVSIEHEEKRLTEFGQKILETFVLSHIFSGIEVAYQEAVALKRQEELIREEEEAGLLESEMKGKRSITEKEKRAKKKQAKQKKNNRKIKDKDREEKFDSTFPEKDKDDSTIHDMEDSKQAGQVDMKVDTSEEGASDMSDNFDGSAEVCQTDAGDKILQPLGGMNVVGIETENMSTGKNCIVESNLSSCSSESATMNIMQGKRDNLPAGSSQILPCLRGKAQRTRVISSMDSAKHDDDLPSSTATGSDRNTSGCGPAPKLDHETVLLTLKDRLQKLGQRLHEKEIEGRKLLKAHLEKKAAAEAASSSSSSSSLEKTPGGLKNPEQHSVTSPDACTYAPPRRSQSVATDGALPAKQNTRISIESGPIVAPTPNKVVPALGKEHVSSLKLKTDRATPVTSRSLSVDKAATLTTSSSLVNKAIPAPSESPAARVAKAAKPIPAPLKSSAPQADKVTKATPVPPNPPAPHVEKVAKAIPVLPKPPASQVEKVAKAIPVLPKSPAPQIDKVVSLNAVPRQWPPLSNSEPRKVSVPKKIVVTSVPRTPAASRSLIAPLFQAPRATLSSTPAVQVPPLQSRSFTVSRRASNEPSPPVPSYVPQTYRNAIIGNGGLDTTLSSHDKVTSLGQSNTLSEPLSAYASATSVMLPPVGRNGQLPGNQGFMSGHGKLDTLDNWHPWKGDSDANKHMWRNDTPYQQLNGDAHIHPWNDNLYQQASNRETEEQGRFGGIQHRQFQREIPTNFVSHQLQGLVGEEFPHLDIINDLLEEEQSKVSMAEPPIHEYRTFGLPFSPSGNLVEADIASLSNSGRLNLTDHYYEGYPGAYDMPNAIHRPREGHFSTSNAYSNGMVDSISSKPWLYSYPNPVVNPGINSNGYTQQMGDYTNYASGRVHEEYLYRRADGRW from the exons GTACATTCTAGTTTACCCTCAAGGATGTGATGTGTCCAATCACTTGTCGCTGTTTCTGTGTGTTGCTAATCATGACAAACACCTTCCAG GATGGAGCCAGTTTGCACAGTTCACCATAGCCGTGGGCAATCTTGATCCTAAGAAGGTTAAATATTCTG ATACCTTGCACAAATTCTGGAAGAAGGAGCATGACTGGGGATGGAAGAAATTCATGGAGTTGTCAAAGATTCAAGATGGTTTTCTTGTCGATGATGTCCTCGAAATCATAGCTCAAGTTCAAGTTATTAG GGAGAAAGTGGACCGCCCGTTTCGTTGCCTTGATCGCCTTTATCGACGAGAGCTACTCCGTGTCTATATGACAAATATAGAGCAAATTTACCGTCGTTCTGTTGAAGAACACAGAAGCAAACTTACCAAGCTCACCGAGGACAAGATGAGATGGTCCAG ttttcgcgctttctgGCTTGCAATCGACCCAAGCACAAGACATCGCATGTCCAGAGAGAAGAGTGATGTCATATTGAAAATAATTGTGAAGCATTTCTTTGTAGAGAAAGAGGTCACTTCAACACTAGTTATGGACTCCCTGCATACGGGGCTGAAGGCACTTGAGCACCAGTGCAGGGGAAAGAAAAGTAGAGGAAAATTAATGGACTCAGAGGAGTCACCACTCTCACCAGCACCTATGGTCCATGTTGATATGGACATGTTTGTTTTAGCTGGTGATGTCCTAGCTTTGCTTGAGAGGGCAGCTTTAGAACCCTTGCCTTGTCAACCTCTGTCTCCAAAGGATGATAAATGCTCCCAGAGCCGCACTAAG GATGGTAGTTCCGGAGAAGTTAAAGTTTCAATTGAGCATGAAGAAAAGCGCCTAACTGAGTTTGGTCAGAAGATACTTGAAACTTTTGTTCTATCTCATATATTTAG TGGGATTGAGGTCGCTTATCAAGAAGCTGTTGCTTTGAAGAGGCAAGAAGAGCTGATTCGTGAAGAGGAAGAAGCTGGGCTCCTTGAAAGTGAGATGAAGGGGAAGCGCAGTATCACTGAAAAGGAGAAGCGTGCAAAGAAAAAACAG gccaaacaaaagaagaacaatCGGAAGATTAAAGACAAGGATAGAGAGGAAAAGTTTGATTCAACTTTTCCAGAAAAGGATAAAGATGATAGCACCATTCATGATATGGAGGATTCTAAGCAGGCAGGACAAGTAGACATGAAAGTTGATACCTCTGAAGAAGGTGCTTCAGACATGTCAGATAATTTTGATGGATCAGCTGAGGTATGTCAAACTGATGCAGGTGACAAAATTTTACAACCTTTAGGTGGGATGAATGTTGTTGGCATTGAGACGGAAAATATGTCTACTGGGAAGAACTGTATTGTGGAGAGCAATCTATCGTCATGTTCATCGGAATCTGCCACTATGAACATTATGCAAGGCAAAAGAGATAACTTACCAGCCGGTTCAAGTCAGATATTACCTTGTCTCAG AGGGAAAGCTCAGCGCACCAGGGTCATAAGTAGCATGGACAGTGCCAAACATGATGATGATCTTCCCTCAAGCACCGCCACTGGTTCAGATCGCAATACATCTGGCTGTGGGCCAGCACCAAAGCTTGACCACGAGACTGTTCTGCTCACCTTAAAAGATAGGCTTCAGAAGCTTGGGCAACGTTTACATGAG AAGGAAATTGAGGGCAGGAAACTACTCAAGGCTCATTTGGAAAAGAAAGCTGCAGCTGAAGcagcatcctcatcttcctcatccagTTCTTTGGAAAAGACCCCTGGCGGTTTGAAGAACCCAGAGCAACATTCAGTAACTAGTCCTGATGCATGTACCTATGCACCACCTCGTAGGTCTCAATCTGTAGCCACCGATGGAGCCCTTCCAGCAAAGCAAAATACCAGAATAAGCATAGAGTCTGGACCTATTGTTGCCCCTACTCCAAATAAGGTCGTACCAGCTTTGGGCAAAGAGCATGTTTCAAGTTTGAAGCTGAAAACAGATAGAGCTACTCCAGTCACCTCAAGATCGCTGTCAGTTGATAAAGCAGCTACACTTACTACAAGCTCGTCGCTAGTTAACAAAGCTATTCCAGCTCCCTCTGAATCACCTGCAGCACGGGTTGCTAAGGCTGCTAAACCTATTCCAGCTCCCCTAAAATCATCTGCACCTCAGGCTGACAAGGTTACTAAAGCTACCCCAGTTCCCCCAAATCCACCTGCACCACATGTAGAAAAAGTTGCTAAAGCTATTCCAGTTCTGCCAAAACCACCTGCATCCCAGGTTGAAAAAGTTGCTAAAGCTATTCCAGTTCTGCCCAAATCACCTGCACCTCAGATTGATAAGGTTGTGTCGCTTAACGCGGTACCAAGGCAGTGGCCCCCACTGTCTAATTCAGAACCTCGAAAAGTTTCAGTTCCTAAAAAGATTGTTGTTACTTCTGTTCCGCGGACTCCTGCAGCATCCAGGTCTTTAATCGCTCCTCTGTTCCAGGCACCAAGGGCAACTTTATCATCTACACCTGCAGTTCAAGTACCCCCATTGCAGTCACGTTCGTTCACTGTGTCTAGGCGAGCCAGCAACGAGCCCTCCCCTCCTGTCCCAAGTTATGTACCGCAGACCTACCGAAATGCCATCATTGGCAATGGTGGTCTTGATACAACCTTGTCAAGCCATGACAAGGTAACTTCTCTAGGCCAAAGCAATACACTTTCGGAGCCACTATCAGCATATGCATCAGCAACATCTGTCATGTTGCCCCCTGTTGGAAGGAACGGCCAGTTACCTGGTAATCAAGGATTCATGTCTGGGCATGGCAAGTTGGACACTCTTGATAACTGGCACCCATGGAAAGGTGACAGTGATGCTAACAAACACATGTGGAGGAATGATACTCCATACCAACAGCTGAATGGTGATGCGCACATACACCCATGGAATGATAATTTGTATCAGCAAGCAAGCAACAGAGAGACAGAAGAACAAGGCAGATTTGGGGGAATTCAGCATAGGCAGTTCCAGAGGGAGATACCTACAAATTTTGTCTCACACCAGCTGCAGGGTTTAGTGGGTGAAGAATTCcctcatcttgacatcatcaatgACTTGCTTGAAGAGGAACAAAGCAAAGTGAGCATGGCAGAGCCTCCCATCCATGAATACCGTACATTTGGCTTGCCATTTTCTCCAAGTGGCAACTTAGTAGAGGCTGACATTGCTTCTTTAAGTAATTCTGGCCGGTTGAACTTGACTGACCATTACTACGAGGGTTACCCAGGGGCCTATGACATGCCGAATGCTATACACAGGCCGAGAGAAGGGCACTTTTCCACATCGAATGCTTATTCCAATGGAATGGTGGACTCTATTTCATCGAAGCCTTGGCTATATAGCTATCCTAATCCAGTGGTGAATCCTGGAATTAACTCAAATGGATATACACAGCAGATGGGGGACTACACCAATTATGCGAGCGGGAGGGTGCATGAGGAATACCTGTATCGCCGTGCAGACGGGCGATGGTAA